AACGATGCAGCGAAAGTGCTTCAGTTCTTCCAAATCCTACATGTATGAAGTCACATAAATTAAGTGGATTTCTCCATCTTTCAATGACGACAGTAAATGTATCAAACGGGATTCTTTATAATTATGCAGCTGATAACGGGTATTGAACTCAAGTGAAATGCATTCAGcccatgccatgaattcccagtccaatattaccactttatatttttGCAGTAGCGGACTGTGGCATGTCTATATCTGCAGTTCTCGTGTGGCtgtcggtgtgtaacattatcgtataggctatagcatttatttttatctatcGGTATTTTTATctatcggtattcaagaaattagaagtgttaaagacccactaATACCTAGCGGTCTACTTTGTCCTctcacatgaactttgtgcaaataatcgtgcatactactacattaactgaataatatatttagacattaaatacgTTGTCTTAGCCtaatatctgttactgtcaaattgtaaatagatacttgttatttttcatttctccatataaaaatatgtataattaccatcatggaaattcaaaatattattttatggtGTGTCTTTAATGTAACttaacaatagccactactgaccttgatattttataggaaaaaatacaagtatatataactctcaaataagagctggcactattagtgaaAAGCCCCCGAAGTGCGCCCAAAactgctacagttgtctgcgcaaaatatgccagaacagtttaggtatgactcattttgcGCCAGATTAAACAAGTTTTCCGGAGGTAACTTTGAACTTGAagctagggtctgggttttgagcatgacacaccagcTCATCATAGGAAAGAATTGTGAAAAGTAAtttttgatgaatggcagagttattgaccgcacaAGAAAGATACAATGTGACTTTTACCTTGAAGCTAGGAgtcttgggcttgtgtctgacacattattgccgagtggttaaagtcgctgacttcaaatcacttgcccctcatcgacgtgGATTCGAGGCTCACtcgaggtgttgaattcttcatgtgaggaagccatccaactggcttccggaaggtcggtggtcttacccaggtgcccgctcgtggtgaaataattcacggagtggcacctggggtcttcctccaccactaaagctggaaagtcgccatatgacctttcatgtgtcagtgcgacgttaaataaaaaaaaaagacacgtCATTTCAATATAGGGACATTTATgcaatgtaattttaaaatctcttaatcgatggaagagttatggaacggacaagaaacacaccatgtaaactgtcaacctctaaatgtgatcttgaccttagagatAATGGTCTttttgttatgcatgacacgtttcATCGTTatagggaatatttatgccaagtaatttggaATTTTCTTGATGagtgacagagttacgaaccggacatgaaacaaaccctattaaactttgacttgacttctaagtgtaaacttgatcttggagctagtggtctgggtcttgagcgtaacacattgccttattatggtaaacatttatgccaagatgtttcaaaatctttcatggataacagagttatataccggacacgaaaaatgttctttaaacctatgacttctaagtatgaccttgagctttgagcaaggaatctgggtcttgcgcatgacatactgtctgattatggttaccatttatgctacggtattccaaaatcccttcatcggCAGAAATATGGACGAGACACAAAAACAGATTCTGTTAATATTTgaactctaagtctgaccttcaccttggagctagggggactgggtcttgctcatgataCTTTTTGCTCATTTATCGTTAAATTATGTACATATGTATtatatcatttgtattttaacaaaacgGTAATGAACGATGACTTTctcatcaaaacaataaacaattacGGTTATTACGGAATCACTTTGTAAAATATGCGCTTGTTGTTAAGATGACAAATGTTCCAAAATATTTTAGACAGACATCAAttgctggatacagaatgacttcACTGTCATCCGTCTACCAATCTACACCCTAGCAAAAGTGTGCTTTGATTGGTGATAtctatagaacttgtttctgattggttcaaattcgaacattgtattttacaacgagtacttgctctaacaaatgttggctgtgtgatgctgggatcatGCTATCACAGTGACTGTAATTAACCAAAATCGACCATACATGacacaaatcctattatttacagcaataaTATAATGTAGATTGAGTCATGCACTACCTGTTCTTATGTATCACGTTTTCAAAACATCAAAATACAAATGATTCggacaaaaatgttgttttctattATAATCTTTATGCTATTTTGCAGATGTAAATACGTCATGAAATTTCGATACGAGCTggcaatcataaaaatgtgaccCCTGTTTGTATAAATAACCCTTTGCAACTAAACGAGAATTTCAACGGATGTATGCCAAATTGAAGCAAAATAAGCGCTAAAACAATATGTAATGTTTATTCATATTTATGCAATTTCCTTTCAATTCTTCagatgttaataataataataatcttactATTGTCCTTTCATTAAAAGTAAACATGAATATTTTGGCAGGAAGTTATACTCGACGACAGAGACTTTGAGAAACTATTATGGTAATAGCTTCAATAAtaaaagttaagtttttgaaattGAAGTGTTTGTCAATACAATGAAACAAATGTAAGCTAGTGTATTCATTTTACGACATCTATGTTAgaacatatgtatttttttataaataagatGCCAATAAAGGAACAATATATGACGCTGAAGTCTGACAGCTTTTACattctttatcaaaatgtttgttttgtacgTTCTCTGACTGCTTTTGATTTCTATTTAGCTCTGTGTCCTCAGAAAACTTTCGATGCCAACTGCGGCAGTTTGGTTCATGTCACACGGATATATTCCTTTTTCCGACAGAAAAGCAATATCAAATATACCACCAAGGGCTTTAAACTCGGGTCCAGTCAAGACCCGTTTACTGGACTGGTTTGGTAATGCATGGATGTCTTTGTGATGGAAAATTAACACAGACACCTTTGAcgacactgaaaaatgaaatgaTGATCAATAAAACACACTCTGTAGATAAATGTTATGTCCTTCAAATTTTAATGGCACGGTCTGAAGTGTTTAAGATGAACTACCGATACAAATTTAATACCCAAAACAAAGCCCAAATGCATACATAGTAAACAAGGCAACATACGTGTAAACTGCTAGTTTTGTTTCAAAAACAGTTACAGTAAATAACTTTTACAGTTTAGCAAGTATCAGAATCTTAAAGgatatcatatttattttcttttcattccaGTAACTTTAATATGTACGGCAAAGCATTAAtgccatgttttattttttatcggCTTAGCATCTCGAAATTTCTACTATTAAGGTAATTAACCTATTATCGACCTTTGAATAACTcgcatgaaatggtggcttacGACATAACTTGAACTTTAAGGCTTATTAACTACCATACATGGAAGCGGGTGTATCAGGTACTTATGGTAAACCCGTGGATAACCTTTTAGGGCGTAAGAAGATGTTTCCCTCTTCAAATATATCGctgttttaaatgtgtttaagTTTCGATTCCCTTAGCAATACCCTATACGAACGTGTCGTTCAAAGTCTGGCTATATTCTGAGTTAAAGACTGGTTACCTGTGTAGCTTTGCAGTTTAGGAGGAGGCCACAGAATGTGTCTGGGAAGTGTTCAAGCTTTGAATATTTCACTATGTAAGGTTTTCGGCCTTGTTTAAGCCCCTAAGACGGATAGAACGTATACCCTTTCTACAAATAGACATATCGGTTTATGCCCTAGCTACATATTTATTCTGAAATAGCTACATGGATGTATGGCACGGTAAATCCCTACCATACACGTGTGTTAGGAGCCATGGCAAAGTTGTGAACattcttgacctttgactgacagACGGATGCTCATACTTTGCGAATAAGGAGACAAGATAGCAAGCCGAAATAGAAATGTCGAGTTCGTAAATCGAAATGTCCAGTAAGTAAGTAGCTATTTGAGTAatgtaagtcgaaatttcgagtttcaAGTTTCGTATCTTAAGACTTCAAGTAACTAAGTCAAAAATTCGAGTTTGAGTTAGCATGTCGAAATTTTGTGATGATAATTAAAATGCAGATGACATTAACATTTGTCCGTAAGTATGTCATTAACTTCGGTACCTTTCAAATTGTGTAATGCTGTGGCAGCATCTGTTCCAAGTCTAGAAGCATTAATGCAGAATACCAAAACAGGTATTGCTGGATTTACATCTTTCTCGGTCTGGCATAGAACAAATTGTATTTTATGTCTTTCCACTTCCATTTGGGTAACCAATAACTTCTTTAATTCATCTAACAAGTTAGGCAGTGTGCCTCCTTTTAGACTGTGGTACAACTGAACTGGAACTGAAATTATAAACACCATCTACATGCATTTGAATAATTGATAAATAGTGTTAATagtgtttatactttttttagttatatttcacATGCGTTAAGTAGATGCGTTTTCCTGTCACAAAAGTTCAATGAAGTGTAGCTGCATGACAAGTCGGTAAACTTTATACTTACTTGTTTGCTTCATGGTATTTGCTTGTCGTTCTAGAGCAACTTTATCTGCATTAAGTGTTTCAATAACACTTTTCATGGACTGCACGTTTGCTTTTAATTCTGCAACTTTTTCTTCCACTAAGACTTTTTGTTCCCTCAGGATctcattttcattttgtgtttttcgTAATGATTTCTCTCTTTCTTCTAGATGCTTCTCGTTCCGAGCTGTGACCTCGTTAAGTTCAACACTGatcttttgaattattttcttcaaacttttgttttcattttctaaatCAGTGCATGCTGTTTGATAATCAACCTTCGGTGAATTTTCATAGTCAATCCAAAATTTGTCGATGTCCTTGTCAACAGATGTACCAACATCTACTCTGTAGTAATCTAAGATTTTATGCACGCAGCCATTTAAGTTTATGAATGAAGATTGCAAGGCTTTACTTTGGCATCGTAAAGATGACTGAAAAATAAACAGCGATAACTACAAACTTTGTATAAAGAATCGAAAAACAGTACATCTATATGTCCATATATATCTATCTGTTTTTCTATGCAATacgcattaaaataaaaaacttattaGAATGCATCTCTCTCAACAGCAAAAATTATTGCATTTATTCTTCTCAgaagaacaaaaatgaaataataagtctctggaataattttatttaattttagtacaaaacagaaataatgaGGACCTGAACACTCCCAAGAAGTCGTTTTGTACTCTCTTGCCATGCACTTGTACAATGGCAACATGTTACATCAATTGGTTCACCATCACTGTCTACTTTTGTATcagtttctgaaaatattttgacgtgattttttgtttattattgacAAGATGTACATTTAAGTTACAGCTATGTATTTTATAGACGCTTTCTAATGTTCATTGCATTTTGTAATATGCCCCTAATTACtatcaaaatatacaaaacatgattttacatttaattaGAAATCAGTGGAATGTGCACTACTGCCCTTCAATTTAGTATTGGAGAAATCACACGTGAAGTCGGTTTCTCTTACTTAAACCATTTCTGTAATTTTGTTGGGTTTCAAAAACAAAACGActttaataaaacaacaaaaaaacgtgTTTTAGAGACTGAACCATAGAAACCCATTCATTTCATAGCCACAGCCTATCATATTTTTCCAATGGAATGGGGACTCCATTGCAGACTGGATAAGGTCAATgattttaaatcacttgcccctcaccgatgtagacccgagcctcacttggggctttaaattcttcatgtgagtaagccatccagctgacttatagagggtcggtggttttacccaggtgcccgtccgtgatgaaataatgcatcgagtttccaccaccatcaaaactggaaagtcgtcatatgacatatatttgtgTTTGTGCGACCTTACACCAAACAAAAACTAAACACAAATTGACCGCTGGAAAATCTACACGGTACCAGTTGATTCATAGCATTTAGCTCGTTCACGAAATATTCGGTTTTCATAAGAAACAAATGATGACTGTAATCGGAGTTTTGCCAAGTTATTGGGATATGTCTATTaaatttatgataaatgttttgGCCTTGATTATAGCGCGGTAGCTTAAAAATCAAAACTATGAATCGGGGATTTGCGAGTTTGATCCAAGATTGCGGCGTATATAACAATTTTTACCAAATATATACGTAATGAACCGCGGATTCGTGAAGATCATTTGGCGCTTAAAACAATAGATTTACGTCACTATaatgatttaaacattttgtcgccataattataaaacaataaatctcATACGAAAGCAAATAGCATTACGGTGTAACCGTGGTCAGTGAGACGCATAAAGATTGATTCAGTAAATTTATCAAACAATGTTctctattttcaacattttaataaTTCAGAACGAACCCAAATACACATGTAGAGCCAAACGTAATAACCGGTAACAAATACCAACGGCTTAATTTGCTATATTTTTGTATTTGGTGGTTTTAAAGGTCGTGATAGATAGACTGGGACAATGATCTGTTGAGTCAACCGTACTAAGCAAACACCAACCATGCAATTTTCTATAGTTTGAAATTAAACTGAATTTCGcgggcacgaaatttcgtgcttTTGGGCCAAAACGGCTATTTCGTGGAGATATCAATTAGCAACCTTTGAGCATAAAATGTGTAAGAAGTGTACACCTTCGTTtggatttaatttcgtggattgagtACGTAACCATGATATCAATGAAAACTGTTCCCCAAACACATTAACATGTTACAgataataaaatgagccgtgccatgggaaaaccaacataatgagtttgcgaccagcatggatccagaccagcctgcgcatccgcgcagtctggtcaagatccatactgttcgctaacagtttctctaattgcaatagactttgaaagcgaacagcatggatcctgaccagactgcgcggatgcgcaggctggtctggatccatgctggtcgcaaactcattatgttggttttcccatggcacggctcattttattatcTGTAACATGTTAATGTGTTTGGggaaccactatgttggttttctcatggcgcggctcaaatattcgGTGGTTTTAATTCTCGTTACTGAGAGACAGGAGCACCAACGTAATAACCTAttaaaatatcaacaatgtaattttccataatttaGTATCGATCGTTACTGATGTTTTAGTCATGATGTCAGCTTATCAGATATGGCATAGAATATGCATTGAAAAAAGCAAGTACAATGACAACTTTATGATATGGACTGGTATTATTCGTTTTGACTTTAGCTTGCAAAATGAACGTCCGAATGCTAAAATCGTAACTGGTAATTACATTTAGAGTTACAGCAACAGCTCAATTAAACCGGTGACAGAATTGAAAAGAAATACTTCATAATCAAAACGGTTGAAGTGGCAACTGATGTATCGAAATATTAATCGTATGCTATACGTACCATTTACACTTGCAATACCACTAATTTTACTAGACAGTAATTCAAAGAGTGCATGCTGGGTCTCTACAGTGTGTGCGATACCGAAGACGCCGTGTCTGTGAGTTTCAATGCATTTCTGAAATAAACAGTCAAGCAGATAGAGAGATTGGTGTTATTACTCTGTGTAGCTGCACCCACCTGTTGTCTTCCATCAAAAAGTTCTCTATTGTGTCATAACTTAACTTTGTAAAGTAGTCAGAATAATCATGTGTTATATACTGGTTACATGGAAAAACtcaatgtttaaatattaaaggcTGAGGATAGAGCGTGCAAATAGTAGTATACAGAGGATATACATTTGTTTCAGTACCTAGTGAACTCTGGGTCCAATATTTTCACAAGCAGGGTAGCCACAagtcaaaatgtaagatatggtgtttaCAAATAAAAGATGTTTTTATCCCGTATGTAAAACAAGATTTAGTTTAGCAAAAGGTTCCTTTAgcgcatatatatatacactattctgtcttttaagaaaaacagtttttcagcATCACGTTACAGACGTTTACTGCTGAAGAAGCCCTCCTCGTTTGCATTCACCACGTGCTTTACACACGAAAGAACTTCTATATGTATACACAAAAAATAGGCCTACACATATGCATTTACGAAACGCAAGAAAACGAtccagacaagtaaaaaataaatgaaagaagaATTTGCGAAATTGCATGTAAAAATATCCCGTGACCAGGAACTATTTCACTACGTGATATTTGGCAGGAGTATATTTTTAAATCATACATGTTCTACAAACATTCAGTGCACGGATTAATACTGTATACGAATCGCTTGCTGTTAATAACAGATCTTGTATGACTTATAGACGCATGAACACATGTGTTCTAttcgtaaaaaaaaatatgcacgaGTCCAAGAAAGCTTTGCCCTGCTATTCATCTGATGCCTTTAATAGTACCCTTGTATTCATTATCTGCTCAGCTAAGTAAAATtattctcttgagaaggaacaacaaacaagttttctttttattttatgattacaTTTTATAGTTTGTCTTACGTGCCTATGAAAACACCATATTTCACTCTATCAATGGTACATACACTAATGAAAAGAATAATACTTACTATAGTATTCTTGATATACCGCTGTAGCTTCTGTTCTTCATCTTTTAGTCTGGCACTTTCGCTATTTCCCATTTTCTGGTATCTACTTTcggtttgaataaaaaaaaaataagtgatttATTGTTCTACGAAATACTTCTGGGGAATTCCGTTTTTCACCAAGGTacttccttttttaattttgtttgaaaatatattattcttTTGTCATATATGCAACAATATAATCGCACGATATAGTGTTTAAAgtaaaatagaatatacaacgaaTGACCGGCTGGGTATTCCTACTTTCTATTTCAAATACGGATACATATTTATAGGCATTtgtttactaatagactaaaccAAATTGGATTTATATTTAGCATTGCTATCTGTTCTTTAACTCTATATCTACCTTCCTGGCAGGAAAGAAACTAATTGTTGGTAAAATTATTGTTACTATCAGAATCTGATAGTTTTTATACCCGTAACAGGTCTGTCCAAGCTATGTCTGATTTTTTTAGCAT
This genomic interval from Mercenaria mercenaria strain notata unplaced genomic scaffold, MADL_Memer_1 contig_2777, whole genome shotgun sequence contains the following:
- the LOC123537495 gene encoding uncharacterized protein LOC123537495; this encodes MGNSESARLKDEEQKLQRYIKNTIKCIETHRHGVFGIAHTVETQHALFELLSSKISGIASVNETDTKVDSDGEPIDVTCCHCTSAWQESTKRLLGSVQSSLRCQSKALQSSFINLNGCVHKILDYYRVDVGTSVDKDIDKFWIDYENSPKVDYQTACTDLENENKSLKKIIQKISVELNEVTARNEKHLEEREKSLRKTQNENEILREQKVLVEEKVAELKANVQSMKSVIETLNADKVALERQANTMKQTIPVQLYHSLKGGTLPNLLDELKKLLVTQMEVERHKIQFVLCQTEKDVNPAIPVLVFCINASRLGTDAATALHNLKVSSKVSVLIFHHKDIHALPNQSSKRVLTGPEFKALGGIFDIAFLSEKGIYPCDMNQTAAVGIESFLRTQS